The following are encoded in a window of Mycolicibacterium tusciae JS617 genomic DNA:
- a CDS encoding sigma-70 family RNA polymerase sigma factor, producing MTISGERLDDVVAEAVAGNRDALRRVLETIRPIVVRYCRARVGSTERSGLSADDVAQEVCLAAITALPRYKDQGRPFLAFVYGIAAHKVADAHRAAGRNRSDPTDVVPERLSVDAGPEQMALDSEASARMKQLLTVLPEKQREILILRVVVGMSAEETAEAVGSTAGAVRVAQHRALARLKDEIMSKGHDHA from the coding sequence ATGACAATTTCGGGAGAACGTCTCGATGATGTCGTCGCTGAAGCTGTAGCGGGCAACCGGGACGCGCTCCGGAGGGTGCTGGAGACCATTCGTCCCATCGTCGTCCGGTATTGCCGGGCGAGGGTTGGGTCGACTGAACGAAGTGGCCTCTCAGCAGATGACGTCGCGCAGGAGGTGTGCTTGGCCGCCATTACGGCGCTGCCGCGCTACAAGGATCAGGGACGACCGTTCCTGGCCTTTGTGTACGGCATAGCTGCGCACAAGGTCGCTGACGCACATCGCGCAGCGGGCAGGAACCGCTCCGACCCGACGGATGTCGTGCCGGAACGCTTGTCGGTGGACGCCGGCCCAGAACAGATGGCGCTGGACTCCGAGGCATCGGCCCGGATGAAGCAGCTACTGACTGTGTTGCCCGAGAAGCAACGCGAAATTCTGATCCTGCGCGTGGTCGTCGGCATGAGCGCAGAAGAGACCGCCGAGGCGGTCGGAAGCACAGCGGGCGCGGTCCGGGTCGCCCAGCACCGCGCGCTGGCGCGGCTGAAGGACGAGATCATGTCGAAGGGGCACGACCATGCCTGA
- a CDS encoding GMC family oxidoreductase, whose protein sequence is MKPDYDVLVIGSGFGGSVSALRLTEKGYRVGVLEAGRRFEDEDFAKTSWNLRKFLWAPRLGMYGIQRIHLLRNVMILAGAGVGGGSLNYANTLYVPPDAFFNDPQWKQITDWRSELTPHYDQAQRMLGVVENPTFTDADRVMKEVAADMGVEDTFVPTPVGVFFGPDGTKAPGRTVPDPYFGGAGPARTGCIECGSCMTGCRYGAKNTLLKNYLGLAETAGAEIIPMTTVTSFSQRSDGLWDVRTARTGSLLRKRRTLTATHVVLAAGTYGTQKLLFKMRDKGKLPKLSDKLGVLTRTNSESIVGAGRFEVSKDLDLTHGVAITSSIHPTSDTHIEPVRYGKGSNAMGLLQTLMTDGAGPQGTDVPRWRQFFQQAGSNPRKLLRLLNPRKWSERTMIALVMQHLDNSITTYTRRTRFGFRRLDSKQGHGEPNPTWIPVGNEVTRRIAEKIDGVAGGTWGELFNIPLTAHYLGGAAIGDTAEHGVIDPYQRVYNYPTLSVHDGASISANLGVNPSLSITAQAERAASLWPNKGEVDQRPAQGEPYKRLAPISPNHPVVPVDAPAALFSALRASGSSPRPQPPIEPVSSAG, encoded by the coding sequence ATGAAGCCTGACTACGACGTCTTGGTCATCGGTTCGGGATTCGGTGGCAGTGTGTCCGCGCTGCGGCTTACCGAGAAGGGCTATCGCGTCGGCGTTCTCGAGGCCGGTCGCCGGTTCGAGGACGAGGACTTCGCGAAGACTTCGTGGAACTTGCGCAAGTTCCTGTGGGCGCCGAGGCTCGGGATGTACGGCATCCAGAGAATCCACCTGCTGCGCAACGTGATGATCTTGGCCGGCGCTGGTGTCGGCGGGGGATCGCTCAACTACGCCAACACCCTGTACGTGCCGCCGGACGCGTTCTTCAACGACCCGCAGTGGAAGCAGATCACCGACTGGCGTAGCGAACTGACCCCGCACTACGACCAGGCGCAGCGGATGCTCGGCGTGGTCGAGAACCCGACATTCACCGACGCCGACCGCGTCATGAAAGAGGTCGCCGCCGACATGGGCGTCGAGGACACGTTCGTTCCGACGCCCGTTGGTGTGTTCTTCGGTCCCGACGGCACCAAGGCACCGGGCCGGACTGTGCCGGATCCGTACTTCGGCGGCGCAGGTCCGGCCCGCACCGGCTGCATCGAATGCGGTTCCTGCATGACGGGTTGCCGGTACGGCGCCAAGAACACGCTGTTGAAGAATTACCTCGGGCTGGCGGAAACGGCTGGGGCCGAAATCATTCCGATGACGACCGTGACGAGCTTCTCGCAACGTTCCGACGGGCTGTGGGATGTGCGCACCGCGCGCACCGGCAGTCTGCTGCGTAAACGTCGCACGCTCACCGCCACACACGTGGTGCTGGCGGCCGGCACATACGGCACCCAGAAACTGCTGTTCAAAATGCGCGACAAGGGCAAGCTGCCCAAGCTGTCCGACAAGCTCGGCGTGCTCACCCGGACCAATTCGGAGTCGATCGTCGGCGCCGGACGTTTCGAGGTGTCGAAGGATCTCGATCTCACCCATGGCGTGGCGATCACCTCGTCGATTCATCCGACCTCGGACACTCACATCGAGCCGGTGCGATATGGCAAGGGCAGCAACGCGATGGGCCTGCTGCAGACGCTGATGACCGATGGTGCGGGGCCCCAGGGGACTGACGTCCCGCGGTGGAGGCAGTTCTTCCAGCAGGCCGGGTCGAACCCCCGCAAGCTGCTGCGGTTGCTGAACCCACGCAAGTGGAGCGAGCGGACCATGATCGCGCTGGTCATGCAGCACCTCGACAACTCCATCACGACCTACACGCGTCGCACCAGGTTCGGCTTCCGACGGCTGGACAGTAAGCAGGGTCACGGCGAGCCCAACCCGACGTGGATCCCGGTGGGCAACGAGGTGACGCGCCGGATCGCTGAGAAGATCGACGGCGTCGCCGGCGGCACCTGGGGAGAACTGTTCAACATCCCGCTGACCGCGCACTACCTCGGCGGTGCCGCGATCGGTGACACCGCCGAGCACGGTGTCATCGACCCGTATCAGCGGGTGTACAACTACCCGACGCTGTCGGTGCACGACGGCGCATCGATCTCGGCGAATCTCGGTGTCAACCCGTCGCTTTCGATCACCGCGCAGGCAGAGCGCGCTGCGTCGCTGTGGCCCAACAAGGGTGAGGTTGATCAACGCCCGGCGCAGGGCGAGCCCTACAAGCGTCTTGCACCGATCTCGCCGAATCACCCCGTCGTCCCCGTCGACGCTCCTGCGGCGCTGTTCTCTGCTCTTCGCGCAAGCGGCTCATCGCCGCGGCCCCAGCCGCCGATCGAGCCGGTCAGCTCGGCAGGATAA
- a CDS encoding GuaB3 family IMP dehydrogenase-related protein has protein sequence MRDTVEIGMGRTARRTYELDDINIVPSRRTRSSQDVSTAWQLDAYRFEIPVVAHPTDALVSPEFAIEIGRQGGLGVLNGEGLIGRHADVEEKIAQVISAAEKEPEPSAAIRLLQQLHAAPLDPDLLGAAVARIREAGVTTAVRVSPQNAAALTPALVAAGVDLLVIQGTIISAERVAQDHGVGEPLNLKTFISELDIPVVAGGVLDHRTALHLMRTGAAGVIVGYGSTSGVTTSDEVLGISVPMATAIADAAAARREYLDETGGRYVHVLADGDIHTSGDLAKAIACGADAVVLGTPLATAAEALGGGWFWPAAAAHPSLPRGALLQVAIGERPSLAQVLTGPSDDPFGSLNLVGGLRRSMAKAGYCDLKEFQKVGLTVGD, from the coding sequence GTGCGTGACACAGTTGAAATCGGTATGGGCCGAACCGCCCGTCGCACTTACGAACTCGACGACATCAACATTGTGCCGTCGCGGCGCACCCGGTCATCCCAGGACGTCTCGACGGCCTGGCAATTGGATGCGTACCGGTTCGAGATCCCGGTTGTCGCGCACCCGACCGACGCGCTGGTGTCGCCGGAGTTCGCCATCGAAATAGGCCGCCAAGGCGGTCTGGGCGTGCTGAACGGCGAGGGCTTGATCGGCAGGCACGCCGACGTCGAGGAGAAGATCGCGCAGGTCATCTCCGCCGCCGAGAAGGAGCCGGAACCGTCGGCGGCGATCCGGCTGCTGCAACAACTGCATGCCGCGCCATTGGACCCCGACCTGCTGGGGGCCGCAGTGGCGCGCATCCGCGAGGCCGGGGTGACGACAGCGGTTCGTGTCAGTCCGCAGAACGCTGCGGCGCTGACGCCGGCGCTCGTCGCCGCGGGTGTCGACCTGCTGGTCATCCAGGGCACCATCATCTCCGCCGAGCGGGTCGCCCAGGATCACGGAGTCGGCGAGCCGTTGAACCTCAAGACGTTCATCTCCGAACTCGACATTCCGGTGGTGGCCGGCGGTGTGCTCGACCACCGCACTGCCCTGCACCTCATGCGTACCGGCGCAGCAGGCGTCATCGTCGGCTACGGGTCGACCAGCGGTGTCACCACCAGCGACGAAGTGCTCGGGATCAGCGTGCCGATGGCGACCGCGATCGCCGACGCCGCCGCCGCTCGCCGCGAATACCTCGACGAGACCGGCGGCCGCTACGTCCACGTGCTGGCCGACGGTGACATCCATACCTCCGGCGATCTGGCCAAGGCCATTGCGTGCGGCGCCGACGCCGTCGTCCTCGGCACGCCGCTGGCCACCGCCGCCGAGGCCCTGGGTGGCGGCTGGTTCTGGCCCGCCGCGGCGGCGCACCCGTCCCTGCCGCGCGGCGCTCTGCTGCAGGTGGCTATCGGCGAACGGCCGTCGCTGGCGCAGGTGCTGACCGGCCCGTCAGACGATCCGTTCGGCTCGCTCAACCTCGTCGGAGGCCTGCGGCGATCGATGGCCAAGGCCGGATATTGCGACCTCAAGGAGTTCCAGAAGGTCGGACTGACCGTCGGGGATTGA
- a CDS encoding DUF4349 domain-containing protein, translating into MSRVSCRLYRKWLTLAITGIAALGLLTACAGSGPSLSDEAPASKFTDGASAGAPEAPPQQEPLPVEDATRDVVKTASMTIAVSNTSEAADKAAVMVEDVDGRVDSRSEDAGSDRGFARTSVVLRVPVGKLDGVVRELKTLGTVQTAVTTSEDVTAQRVDLDARIKALQTSVDRLLAIMRDARDPEALISAEDALSQRQADLDSLRAQRDALGDRIEYSTVDVTFVAESIGGPAPKEYQGFLGQVERGWDTMVFVVGNLVLLFGLLLPWLVVLAVTIGLGYGVIRLVGARQSSSVSSAPSPHNPAPAEQQDDGNE; encoded by the coding sequence ATGAGCCGGGTTTCCTGCAGGTTGTACCGCAAGTGGTTGACGTTGGCGATTACGGGGATCGCGGCACTAGGTCTTCTGACGGCTTGCGCTGGATCAGGTCCGTCCCTCAGCGACGAGGCGCCCGCTTCCAAATTCACGGACGGCGCCTCCGCGGGCGCGCCGGAAGCTCCACCTCAGCAAGAGCCCCTGCCGGTGGAGGACGCTACGCGCGATGTCGTGAAGACCGCTTCGATGACCATCGCGGTTTCCAATACCTCTGAGGCCGCGGACAAGGCTGCCGTCATGGTGGAGGACGTCGACGGTCGGGTCGACAGCCGCAGCGAGGATGCGGGATCTGACCGGGGATTCGCCCGTACGTCGGTGGTGCTGCGCGTTCCGGTCGGCAAGCTCGACGGTGTGGTGCGGGAACTCAAGACTCTGGGAACCGTGCAGACGGCCGTAACCACCTCCGAGGATGTGACGGCACAACGGGTCGATCTCGACGCGCGCATCAAGGCGCTGCAGACGTCGGTGGATCGCCTTTTGGCCATCATGCGCGACGCCAGGGATCCCGAAGCGCTGATCTCCGCCGAGGATGCGCTCTCACAGCGCCAAGCTGATTTGGACAGCCTGCGTGCTCAGCGCGACGCGCTCGGCGACCGCATCGAGTACAGCACCGTCGATGTCACGTTCGTGGCCGAATCGATCGGCGGGCCGGCGCCCAAGGAGTACCAAGGCTTCCTGGGGCAGGTAGAACGAGGCTGGGACACAATGGTTTTCGTTGTAGGAAACCTGGTACTGCTGTTCGGTTTGCTGCTTCCCTGGCTGGTTGTGCTCGCCGTTACGATTGGTCTCGGCTACGGCGTCATCCGACTGGTGGGCGCACGCCAATCCTCGTCTGTGAGCTCAGCGCCCAGTCCTCACAACCCGGCGCCAGCCGAGCAACAGGACGACGGGAATGAGTAG
- the mdlC gene encoding benzoylformate decarboxylase: MADQKTVHDVTYDLLRTLGLTTVFGNPGSTEQSFLRDFPDDFTYVLALQEASALAMADGFAQTTGRPALVNLHTAAGTGNAMGSLIAAYRANTPLIITAGQQTREMSLSDPYLNNPNATELPQPWVKWAYEPARAEDVPAAFMQAYAMAMQAPKGPVFLSIPLDDWDKQALGPAVVRSISERVAPDASKLAEFAERISAAQRPMLVLGPEVDRAGAWDAGIAFAEKLGAPVYGSALADRISFPENHPLYAGPLPMTIAEVEQTVHGHDLVVVIGAQVFRYYPYVAGEYLPEGTELLQITADPHLSAVAPVGDSLVGDVGAALTRLTEIVRVPADRERPAPLVRDHRSDVPAQAPMTSNAVYEVISTVKPDDSAVVMESTSTMVDLFNWLPTTHSKSFFATGSGGIGWGVPGAVGIALGDRARGVKRHIVATIGDGSFEYSVQAIWTAAQHKLPIVFVVLRNGEYAILKSFALLEETPNVPGLELPGLDIASIASGFGCHAVEVDSTDMLAGEFKAALDADGPTVIVVPTTPQLPHLG, from the coding sequence ATGGCCGATCAGAAGACTGTCCACGACGTTACCTACGACCTTCTCAGGACACTGGGACTGACAACCGTTTTCGGGAATCCGGGTTCCACCGAACAGTCATTCCTACGAGATTTCCCCGACGACTTCACATACGTGTTGGCGTTGCAGGAGGCATCGGCACTGGCGATGGCCGACGGGTTCGCCCAGACCACCGGCAGGCCTGCACTGGTGAATCTGCACACGGCCGCGGGTACCGGTAACGCGATGGGCAGCCTGATCGCGGCGTACCGGGCCAATACTCCGCTCATCATCACCGCGGGCCAACAGACCCGTGAAATGTCGCTGTCTGACCCGTATCTGAACAATCCGAACGCGACGGAACTACCTCAGCCGTGGGTGAAATGGGCGTATGAGCCTGCTCGCGCCGAAGACGTGCCCGCAGCGTTCATGCAGGCCTACGCGATGGCCATGCAGGCGCCTAAGGGCCCCGTCTTCCTGTCGATCCCACTGGACGACTGGGACAAGCAGGCGCTGGGTCCGGCCGTGGTGCGCAGCATCAGCGAGCGGGTCGCGCCCGACGCCTCGAAGCTGGCCGAATTCGCCGAGCGCATCAGCGCGGCGCAGCGCCCGATGTTGGTGCTTGGTCCCGAGGTGGACCGGGCCGGAGCCTGGGACGCCGGCATCGCATTTGCCGAGAAACTGGGCGCGCCGGTGTACGGCAGCGCGCTGGCCGACCGGATCTCGTTCCCCGAGAATCACCCCCTCTATGCGGGGCCGCTGCCGATGACCATCGCTGAGGTCGAGCAGACCGTGCACGGTCACGACCTCGTCGTGGTGATCGGTGCCCAGGTGTTCCGCTACTACCCGTATGTGGCGGGCGAGTACCTCCCCGAGGGCACCGAGCTGCTGCAGATCACCGCCGATCCCCACCTCTCCGCGGTGGCCCCGGTGGGAGACAGCCTGGTCGGCGATGTCGGCGCGGCGCTGACGCGGCTGACCGAGATCGTCCGCGTACCCGCCGACCGCGAGCGTCCCGCACCCCTGGTGCGCGACCATCGCTCCGATGTTCCCGCGCAGGCACCGATGACGTCTAATGCGGTCTACGAGGTCATCAGCACCGTCAAACCCGACGACTCCGCTGTCGTCATGGAGTCGACGTCGACCATGGTCGATCTGTTCAATTGGCTGCCGACGACCCACTCGAAGAGCTTCTTCGCCACCGGAAGCGGGGGCATCGGCTGGGGTGTGCCCGGCGCCGTGGGCATTGCACTGGGTGATCGCGCGCGTGGCGTCAAGCGCCACATCGTGGCGACCATCGGCGACGGGTCATTCGAGTACTCGGTGCAGGCGATCTGGACCGCGGCGCAGCACAAGCTGCCGATCGTGTTCGTGGTGCTGCGAAACGGCGAGTATGCGATTCTCAAATCCTTTGCGCTGCTGGAGGAGACGCCGAACGTGCCAGGGCTGGAGCTTCCTGGCCTCGACATCGCATCCATCGCCTCCGGCTTCGGATGCCACGCGGTGGAGGTGGACAGCACCGACATGCTGGCCGGCGAGTTCAAGGCCGCACTGGACGCCGACGGCCCCACCGTCATCGTCGTTCCCACGACACCGCAACTGCCGCATCTCGGCTGA
- the phoU gene encoding phosphate signaling complex protein PhoU — protein MRTAYHEQLDEMRSHLVQMCGLAAAAMEHATRALLDADLQLAEQVIADHEHLAAISLRAEAEALRLLALQQPVAGDLRSIVGSIQIGADVERMGALAVHVASISRLRHPECAVPEDVRVSFTGMGETAVQLARTAQEVLLSRDPYKAARLRDEDDAVDAAHRHLFTLLIDHKWQDGVCSAVDVALLGRYYERFADHAVEIGRRVVFEATGGLPDSKQLA, from the coding sequence GTGCGTACCGCTTACCACGAGCAGCTCGACGAAATGCGATCGCATCTCGTCCAGATGTGCGGACTGGCGGCGGCGGCGATGGAGCACGCCACCCGCGCATTGCTCGACGCCGACCTACAGCTGGCCGAACAGGTCATCGCCGACCATGAACACCTCGCCGCCATAAGTCTTCGGGCCGAGGCCGAGGCGCTGCGGCTGCTGGCTCTTCAGCAACCGGTCGCCGGTGATCTGCGGTCGATCGTCGGCTCCATCCAGATCGGTGCCGACGTCGAGCGGATGGGCGCGCTTGCCGTGCATGTGGCGAGCATCTCGCGGCTTCGACATCCTGAGTGTGCGGTGCCGGAGGACGTCCGCGTCAGCTTCACCGGAATGGGCGAAACGGCGGTTCAGTTGGCCAGAACCGCGCAGGAAGTACTGCTGTCGCGCGATCCATATAAGGCAGCGCGGTTGCGCGATGAAGACGATGCCGTGGATGCCGCGCACCGGCATTTGTTCACGCTGCTGATCGACCACAAGTGGCAGGACGGCGTGTGCTCCGCGGTAGACGTCGCACTACTGGGTCGCTATTACGAACGGTTCGCCGACCACGCTGTCGAAATCGGCAGGCGGGTCGTGTTCGAGGCGACCGGCGGCCTGCCCGATTCCAAACAGCTCGCCTAG
- a CDS encoding anti-sigma-D factor RsdA, with the protein MPDFGRWTSNGGDPSLNEINRTDRFLDALAFEQPVYATDAGEAELVNLLSGWRDDIRDAPLTVPVTPRDAVIALDSAQRTHKRSRRTLALVGSTAAAVLCLGGFASVVAGAGPGDSLYGLRTMIFGEQPATRDDAVMLASQQLAEVQQLVDEGQWDAAQQKLQTLTTTVATVNDDVRKQELVTEWQELTVKVDAQDAAAVLPPDVPPPVFPDVVVLQTPTSSDTSAPETTPPSDTSTSPATTSPSDTTSPSSPTTPSSSPTSQPTSAPSSSQPPPTSPPVQAPPPTSVPATVEPTSGPSTPPASPTSEEVPPPTSSVATPPPTTTTTVAMTTKSQPAQSSTVTEAAEEAPPSTVEAPPATVEAPPATVQAPPTTVVAPPPQRQPPPVQRQAPVTTTFVMPKPETGSSGDGS; encoded by the coding sequence ATGCCTGACTTCGGACGCTGGACTTCCAACGGCGGGGACCCGTCGCTCAACGAGATCAACCGCACCGACCGGTTCCTCGACGCGCTCGCCTTCGAACAGCCGGTGTATGCCACCGATGCCGGCGAGGCCGAACTGGTCAATCTGCTATCCGGTTGGCGCGACGACATTCGTGATGCGCCGCTGACGGTTCCGGTGACGCCGCGGGATGCGGTGATCGCGTTGGACTCCGCTCAGCGCACACATAAGCGCTCGCGCAGGACCCTGGCTCTTGTCGGATCGACCGCCGCGGCGGTGCTGTGTCTCGGCGGCTTCGCCAGCGTCGTAGCGGGTGCGGGGCCGGGCGACTCGCTCTATGGGCTGCGCACGATGATCTTCGGTGAGCAGCCAGCTACCCGCGACGACGCCGTGATGCTTGCCTCGCAGCAACTTGCCGAGGTGCAGCAGCTCGTCGACGAGGGACAGTGGGACGCCGCCCAGCAGAAGCTGCAGACTCTGACGACGACCGTCGCCACAGTCAACGACGATGTGCGCAAGCAGGAACTGGTCACCGAGTGGCAAGAGCTGACGGTGAAGGTCGACGCCCAAGACGCCGCGGCCGTCCTGCCTCCCGACGTGCCGCCGCCGGTCTTCCCCGACGTGGTCGTGCTCCAGACACCGACGTCGTCGGATACCTCGGCTCCGGAGACGACACCGCCCTCGGATACCTCGACTTCGCCCGCGACCACGTCGCCGTCGGACACCACTTCGCCGAGCAGTCCGACCACGCCGTCGTCCAGCCCGACGTCGCAGCCGACGAGCGCGCCATCGTCGAGCCAGCCGCCGCCGACCAGCCCGCCAGTGCAGGCCCCGCCGCCGACGTCGGTCCCTGCGACGGTGGAGCCGACATCTGGGCCCAGCACGCCGCCTGCATCGCCGACATCGGAGGAAGTACCGCCCCCGACGTCTTCCGTGGCGACACCGCCACCTACGACGACGACCACAGTTGCAATGACCACGAAGAGCCAGCCTGCGCAGTCATCGACTGTCACCGAGGCCGCCGAGGAGGCGCCGCCGTCAACGGTTGAGGCGCCGCCGGCAACGGTTGAGGCGCCGCCGGCAACGGTTCAGGCGCCGCCCACCACAGTCGTGGCTCCGCCGCCACAACGGCAACCACCGCCGGTGCAACGGCAGGCGCCTGTTACGACGACATTCGTGATGCCCAAACCCGAGACCGGTTCCAGCGGCGACGGCAGCTAA
- a CDS encoding WhiB family transcriptional regulator: MPQPQQLPGPNADIWDWQIAGLCRGVDSAMFFHPDGERGRARAQRELRAKEMCRSCPVIAQCRTHALAVGEPYGIWGGLSEAERELLLKRGIRRAS, from the coding sequence ATGCCACAGCCTCAACAGCTTCCTGGCCCCAACGCTGATATCTGGGATTGGCAGATCGCCGGCCTATGCCGAGGCGTTGATTCGGCCATGTTCTTTCACCCCGACGGCGAACGCGGCCGGGCCCGCGCGCAACGAGAGCTGCGCGCCAAGGAGATGTGCCGGAGCTGCCCAGTGATCGCGCAGTGCCGCACGCACGCGCTCGCGGTCGGTGAGCCCTACGGCATCTGGGGCGGCCTCTCCGAGGCCGAGCGTGAACTGCTGCTGAAGCGGGGCATCCGCCGCGCCTCGTAG
- the guaB gene encoding IMP dehydrogenase gives MSIAESSLPLAVPVSTGGDDPTKIAMLGLTFDDVLLLPAASDVVPATADTSSQLTKRIRLRVPLVSSAMDTVTESRMAIAMARAGGMGVLHRNLPVAEQAGQVETVKRSEAGMVTDPVTCSPDNTLAEVDAMCARFRISGLPVVDSLGSLVGIITNRDMRFEVDQSKPVSEVMTKAPLITAQEGVSAEAALGLLRRHKIEKLPIVDGHGKLTGLITVKDFVKTEQFPFATKDSDGRLLVGAAVGVGDDAWTRAMTLTDAGVDVVIVDTAHAHNRGVLDMVHRVKMAVGDRVEVIGGNVATRAAAAALVDAGADAVKVGVGPGSICTTRVVAGVGAPQITAILEAVAACAPKGIPVIADGGLQYSGDIAKALAAGASTAMLGSLLAGTAESPGELIFVNGKQFKSYRGMGSLGAMAGRAGAKSYSKDRYFQDDALSEDKLVPEGIEGRVPFRGPLSTVIHQLTGGLRAAMGYTGSATIEHLQQAQFVQITAAGLKESHPHDIAMTVEAPNYYAR, from the coding sequence ATGTCGATCGCCGAAAGCAGCCTTCCCCTCGCCGTTCCGGTGTCTACCGGTGGCGATGATCCGACGAAGATCGCGATGCTCGGCCTGACGTTCGACGATGTGCTGCTGCTGCCCGCCGCCTCCGATGTGGTGCCCGCCACAGCCGACACCTCCAGCCAGCTGACCAAGCGGATTCGGCTGAGGGTCCCGCTGGTCAGCTCCGCGATGGACACCGTGACCGAATCGCGGATGGCCATCGCGATGGCCCGCGCCGGCGGCATGGGTGTCCTGCATCGAAATCTGCCCGTCGCCGAGCAGGCCGGCCAGGTCGAGACCGTCAAGCGGTCCGAGGCGGGCATGGTCACCGACCCCGTGACGTGCTCACCGGACAACACACTGGCCGAGGTCGACGCGATGTGTGCGCGATTCCGGATCTCGGGGCTGCCGGTTGTCGACTCGCTGGGCTCCCTTGTCGGCATCATCACCAACCGCGATATGCGATTTGAGGTCGACCAGTCCAAGCCGGTGTCCGAGGTGATGACGAAAGCGCCGTTAATCACTGCGCAAGAAGGTGTTTCGGCCGAAGCAGCCCTAGGTCTGTTGCGCCGCCACAAGATTGAGAAGCTGCCGATCGTCGACGGCCACGGCAAGCTGACCGGGCTCATCACCGTCAAGGACTTCGTCAAGACCGAGCAGTTCCCCTTCGCCACCAAGGACAGTGACGGCCGACTGCTGGTCGGCGCCGCGGTCGGTGTCGGCGACGACGCGTGGACGCGGGCGATGACGCTGACGGACGCCGGCGTCGACGTCGTCATCGTGGACACCGCGCACGCCCACAACCGCGGCGTGCTGGACATGGTGCACCGCGTGAAGATGGCGGTCGGTGACCGCGTCGAGGTGATCGGCGGCAACGTTGCCACCCGCGCCGCGGCGGCCGCCCTCGTCGACGCGGGTGCCGACGCGGTCAAGGTCGGTGTCGGTCCCGGTTCCATCTGCACCACTCGCGTGGTGGCGGGCGTCGGCGCACCGCAGATCACGGCGATTCTGGAGGCCGTCGCCGCCTGCGCGCCCAAGGGCATTCCAGTGATCGCCGACGGCGGTCTTCAGTATTCGGGTGACATTGCCAAGGCGCTGGCCGCGGGCGCGTCGACCGCCATGCTGGGCTCGCTGCTCGCGGGCACGGCCGAGTCGCCCGGCGAATTGATCTTCGTCAACGGCAAACAGTTCAAGAGCTACCGCGGCATGGGTTCGCTGGGGGCCATGGCCGGGCGCGCGGGTGCGAAGTCGTACTCCAAGGACCGCTATTTCCAAGACGACGCACTGTCGGAGGACAAGCTGGTGCCCGAGGGCATCGAGGGCCGGGTACCGTTCCGCGGTCCGCTGTCGACGGTGATTCATCAACTCACCGGCGGGCTGCGTGCCGCCATGGGCTACACGGGGTCGGCCACCATCGAGCACTTGCAACAGGCGCAGTTCGTACAGATCACGGCTGCGGGCTTGAAGGAGAGTCATCCGCATGACATCGCGATGACCGTCGAGGCCCCCAACTATTACGCCCGCTGA
- a CDS encoding DUF5319 domain-containing protein has product MRDHLPPGLPPDPFADDPSDPSAALDALEPGQPLDPQERTAVEADLADLAVYEALLAHKGIRGLVVCCDECQQDHYHDWDMLRANLLQLLVDGTVRPHEPAYDPEPDAYVTWDYCRGYADASLNEATTETDGYR; this is encoded by the coding sequence GTGCGCGACCACCTCCCGCCGGGTTTGCCGCCCGACCCGTTCGCCGACGACCCGAGCGACCCCTCGGCCGCCCTCGACGCACTGGAGCCCGGGCAGCCGCTGGACCCGCAGGAACGGACCGCGGTCGAGGCCGATCTGGCAGACCTCGCGGTATACGAAGCGTTGTTGGCGCACAAGGGAATTCGTGGCCTGGTTGTGTGCTGCGACGAATGCCAGCAGGACCATTACCACGACTGGGACATGCTGCGGGCCAACCTGCTGCAACTGCTGGTCGACGGCACCGTCCGGCCGCACGAACCTGCCTACGATCCTGAGCCCGATGCCTACGTCACCTGGGATTATTGCCGCGGCTACGCCGACGCCTCGCTCAACGAGGCCACCACGGAAACCGACGGGTATCGCTGA